TGCGCAAAAGATGGGCGCAAAAATTAGTGCTGAAGTTACGCCACAACATTTCTCATTAACAGAACAAGCAGTGCTGGAGATTGGTACCAATGCCAAGCTCAATCCTCCACTTCGTCAAACCAAAGATATTACTAAAATTTTGGAAGGATTGAAAGATAACACTATCAGTGTGATTGCAACCGATCATGCACCACATACCCATGAAGAAAAAAATGTTGCTTTGGCTGAGGCACCGAGTGGTATGATTGGTTTGGAAACTTCTTTGCAACTGGGGCTTACACATTTGGTTACTCCTGGGCATCTTGAATTGGTTCAACTCTTGGAAAAAATGACTGTTAATCCAGCTAAACTCTACGGTTTTGATGCAGGTTATTTAGCCGAAGGTGGGCCGGCTGACATTACCATTTTTGATGCGCATCATACTTATAAAGTGGAAGAAAACTTTGATTCTAAGGCAAGTAACTCACCATTTATCAACCAAGAACTTGTGGGGCAAGTCAAATATACACTTTGTGCGGGAGAAATTGTTTACCGCCCATAAAAATCTTGCAAGAGCTTACATAAATTGTTAAAATGATTTTAATGTTTAATAAATTTTATTCTAAGCAATAGGAGAAATCTCATATGAAAATCAGTAAAACAATTAACGCTCCTGTCGAGTTTGTCTACAACCAGATTCTGGATTCATCACTTTATGATATCGAAAAAAACACTGGGCGCAGACCTGACCTCAAGTCTCTTAATGGCTTTGAATACTCAAAAACATTTGGCAAAAACCAACATGGCACCATTACAATTGATGAAGTTGTGAAAGCCAATAAGTATGCTTTTACCACGAAAACTATTCGCAACACATTCAATACACGTTGGAGCTTTCAACCTGTCAATGATAAGCAGACAGAGATAACGATTGAGGAAAGCCGTACTTCAAGTGGAATGATTCAAAAATTAAATGATATGTTTGTCGGAACGCTTTTAGGCTACTGGAAAAAACGTCAAATGGTCGCTATTTTGAATCATATTGAACAAGCTTACAGTGGTGGGAAGTGAAGCGATGGAAAAGAAACAACACGAACTTTTAGACCTTGCAACTTACGCTTTTAATAAGCCCAGAAGTAAGGAACGAGAAGAGGCATTTGACAAACTCTTGAGTTTTTCAAAACCTTACAGCTACTGGGAAGATAATGAGTTATCCTCTATGATTATCGATACTTCTTTTCGGGTCTACTGGAAGGATGCAAAGCTAAAGATGTCAGGGATTGGTTATGTGGCCTCTTATCCAGAGTTTAGAGGAAACGGCAGTATTCGTAAACTCATGACCGATATTTTAGAAGACAACTATGAAGCTGGTACGGCCTTAAGTTATCTGGCTCCCTTCTCTTATCAGTTTTACGGTCAATTTGGTTATCAATACGCTTTCGACCAAAAAGCCTATACAATTCCTGCACTAGAGTTTCCTAAAGGTAAAAAAACAGCGGGTCAAGTGCAGCGCCGCGCTGTAAGTGAAGAGCTTTTTGAAGACATGGCCGAGGTCCATGATCAAGTCTATAACCAAGGATCACTGGTCCGCCCACAGCAGGTTTGGGAATACTATTTTAAGCATAAATCACAGCCCTTCTTTGCGACTTATGAAGAAAATGGCAGAGTTCTCGGTTACTTAATTTATGAATTTGCTGGTACGGCTTTTGTAATCCGTGAATGTATTACCCTGACTCAAGAAGCCCAAGACGCACTTTATCGTTTTGTCTCTAGCCACGCTGCAAGTTTTGAAGTCATCAAGTGGACAGCACCGTCAAATGTCTTCCTCGAATATGATTTGGCTGAACCTTCACGCATACAGCTACAGTTGCAACCTTATATGCAAGCGCGTATCGTTAATCTGTCAGCCTTTTTGAAAGTGAACGGCCAGCCTGAATTTTCTGCCCGTATTGTTGATGATATTTTGCCACAAAATAATATCTGTGTTGGTCCTGAAACAGATCAACCCGAAGAAATGCCCATTGGAGCATTTACTGCCCGTGTCCTACGAGAGAATAAAGCCATTCTTCGTGAATATTTTTAAAGAAGTCAATTCAAACACCGAATCTTAGCATTTTTCATAAGATTTGGTGTTTTTATTAATTAAAACTAAAAAATTAGCACGTTTTTGTTTCTAAATTTGTAACATGTTTCAGAAATCAGCTACAAAATTAAAGCTTTTAATAGTTCGAAGGAAATGAAAGCGCTAAAAATAAGGGTTTTATTAAAAATTATTTGTTTTTTTGCTGAATATGATTGAGATAAATTTTATTTGAAATCGCTTTCTGAAACCGCTATACTATTGGTATAGATAAAAAGAAGGAGAACATTGAAATGGCAGATAAAGTTATTGCATTAGCCTGTGCAGCGGGTATGTCAACATCATTACTGGTGACAAAAATGCAACAAGCTGCACAAGAAGCAGGAAAAAATTATGAGATCTACGCAAAGTCTGTAGCTGAAATTGACAACATGTTGTCTGGCTCTGAGAAACCAGATGTATTGCTTCTCGGTCCGCAAGTGGCTTACATGAAAAATGAAGTCATTAAAAAAGCAGCAGCAGTTGGTGTTCCTTGTGATGTGATTAAAATGCAAGATTACGGCATGATGAACGGAAAAAATGTTATAGCAGCCGCTGATGCATTAATGAATGGATAATGAGAAATTCTAGAATTTCTAGACAAAGAAAGGAGTATTATGGGAAAACTAGGTATCTCTATTTATCCGGAACGTTCCAACTTTGAAGCTGACAAAGCCTATTTAGACTTAGCTCACCAATATGGATACACACGTGTCTTTACCTCACTTTTAGAAATTAAGGGAGATAAGGAAGCTGTTCTTGAGGGTTTTACGAAAGTGATTGCTTATGCTAATAGTCTTGGTATGGAAGTCATGGTAGACATTAATCCTGCTTTGTTTGAACAGCTTAACATCAGTTATGATGATTTAAGTTTCTTTGATGAAATGGGTGCTGATGGAATTCGTTTAGACCTTGGATTTACAGGAGCTGAGGAAGCACGTATGACCCGTAACCCTTATAATCTTAAGATTGAGATTAATATGAGTCAGGGAACAAGTTACGTGGACAGTATCATGGATTACTCACCCAACATTGAAAACTTACTTGGCAGTCATAACTTTTACCCTCACCGTTATACAGGACTAGCGTTTGATCATTACGTGAAATGCACCGAGAAATTCAAAAAGTATAACTTAAATACCATGGTGTTTGTTAATTCTCATGAAGCAACTTTTGGCCCGTGGCCAACACAAGATGGCTTGTGTACCCTAGAAGTGCATCGAGATTTAAGCTTAAAGACACAAGTGAAGCATTACAAGCTTTTAGATGGTATTGATGATATTACCATTGCAAATGCCTATGCGAGTGAAGCAGAGCTTAAGGCAATGGCAGAAGCCTTCCATGCGCAAATGCCAGAACTAAAAGTTGTGCCAAGAGCTACGATGACGGAAAATGAACGAAAATGTGTCTTTGAGGCTACGCACAGTTACCGTGGCGACCGCTCAGAATACATGCTACGTTCAACCATGACGCGTGTGATCTACAAAGACTTGGATTTCCCGCCACATGATACAGATACAATAAAACCAGGCGATGTGATTATTGACAATGATGGATATGGTCAATATAAGGGAGAAACACAAATCGCTCTGAAGGAAATGAAAAATGATGGCCGTGTCAATGTTGTTGGACATATCTCGGAAGACGAAATGTTCTTACTTGACTTTATTAAGCCTTGGAGTTCGTTTAAATTTATTGAAAGTGATGAGCTATAATTTATAACCTTATACGCAAATAAATTAAAATTTTAGGAGGAATTCTATGAACGGAATTACGATGTGGATGGAGAAATATCTCGTCCCAGTAGCAGCAAAAATCGGGTCGCAAAAGCACCTGGTTGCCTTGCGTGACTCATTCATTGGTATCTTGCCAGCAACACTGACAGGTGCCCTTGCAGCGATGGTATCAGCCATCGTCACAACTTTCCCACAGTCCATTCAACAAATGGTTTTGGGTCCAACCAAGTTTGCCCAACTCGCGCCAGAAGATGTTTGGACTCTTGCGAATACACCAATCATTGGTGATTTGAATAATATTTCAACACTCGTTAACCAAGGGACTTTGACAGTTATTGGTCTTATCTTTGCTTTCTCTTGGGGTTATAATTTGGCGCGTGCTTATGGTGTCAATGACCTTGCCGGTGGTGTTGTAGCAGTTGCTACGCTCTTTGCTGGTTTGCCAAACCAAATGCCTAAATTCTTGGATGCTTTGGGTGTCAGCGATGCCGGTGTAGCCGCAACAGATAAAATCAATGGTGTATTGACTGGTCAAGGTCTTGCAGCATGGAAGCCACTCTTTGCTGCCGCACATATGGACGCTGGTGCTTACTTTACGATTATCATTATGGGTGCCCTCGCTGTAATTATTTATGCTAAACTTATGTTAGCGGATATTACCATCAAGATGCCTGAATCAGTCCCACCAGCAGTAGCAAAAGCCTTCCTTGCGATTATTCCAACGATTGCTGCAATCTACGCTGTGAGCTTGATTTATTATGTTATTGATAAATTGACACATGATTCTGTTATTAATTTGATTACACATTATATTGCAGAACCTTTCCAAATTCTCTCACAAAATATTTTCTCAGTTCTTATTGTCACACTCTTTGTTTCAATCTTCTGGTTCTTCGGACTTCACGGACCAAACGTCTTGGCACCTGCTCTTGACGGTATCTGGCTTCCACTTGGTCTTAATAACCAAGCCCTTTACTTCCAAGTTCACTCAGACGGTATTCGTGACTTAGTAGCGCGTGGCGCGATTGATAAAGCACATGCTATTAACGGTGACTATGTCAGTCTTTGGGTTCGTGGTTCATGGGATGCCTTCGTCTGGTTTGGTGGATCTGGTGGTACAATTACCTTAATCCTTGCCATCCTTATCTTCTCTAAACGTAAAGATTATAAGACAGTGGGACGTCTTGGTTTAGCGCCAGGTATCTTCAACATCAATGAGCCCGTACTCTTCGGTATGCCAATCGTACTGAACGCCATCTTCTTTATCCCATTTGCAATTGCGCCATTGGTAGCGGTTATTATCGCCTATGTTGCAACAATGCTTCATTGGGTGGATCCAGTTGTTAGTGCGGTGCCATGGGTTACACCACCAATTATGAATGCCTTCCTTGCTACAGGATTTGACTGGCGTGCGATTATCTTAGCAATCGTCAACTTACTTGTAACCTTTGCTATTTGGACACCATTCGTTATTGCAGCAAACAAGATGGAAGAACCTGAATTATAAAAAACAGAAAGGAACCCGATGATTATTGTTAATGTAGCTATGATGCAAGAAAAAGTAATTCAACTTCTAGAAGAAAATGGATTTACTTATAAGGAAAAAAAGGGATTGAAACTCTATTTTCAAGGTCCGAATAGCAACTTAGCCTCGGATGCTCAAACTGCAAAACGCTTAATTAAACAAAGTTCATTTGGTTCAGCATTATTCTTTAACGTCGAGGAGGTTTAAATATGGCTTGGATATATGCATTACTCAGTTTGTCACTTTTACTTCTAGCTTATCAAAATTGGAGTTTCGGAGGCACACTCTTTATTCTATCTGTGGTCATGCTTATACTTGCACGACAAAAGAAGAAAAAAGAAGAATGATGAAAAGACTTGCTACGGCAGGTCTTTTATTATGTTTGACTTTAAAGCAGAAGCGTTATAAGATGAAAGAAGTGAACATAAGCTTTACGGTTTGGGGTAAATCTCATCCTTTGACTAAATACCCCTAAGGGTATATAATAGGTATATCAAAAATTTGAGGAGAGAGAAGTATGCGTTCAATCCAAATGAAGCAATTAAAAGAGAAACTCGGTCAGGTCGCACTGATTGATGTGCGAGAAGAAGATGAATATCTTGAAGGACATGTGCCAACAGCAATAAATATACCCCTGAGTGTTTTAGACCAAAGATACTCAGAAATAGAAGGAGAAAGCTACATTATTTGTCAAAGCGGTATGCGATCTATGCGTGCATGTCAATTTCTCCAAGTGCAAGGAGTAGAAGTTACGAATGTCACAGGTGGTACTCTTGCATGGGATGAAGAATTAGAAAAATAAGAGGGAAAAATGATGAAAAAATATCTTATCGTTGGAGGAGTTGCCGGAGGAATGAGTGCAGCCACTCGATTACGTCGTTTAAAAGAAGATGCGGAAATTATTGTTTTTGATAAAGGACCGTATGTTTCCTTTGCGAACTGTGGACTCCCTTACTACCTCTCAGGAGAAATCGAATCAAGAAATAAGCTTATCCTACAAACACCAGAAAGTTTGGCGGAGCGCTTTAATCTAGATGTTCGTCCTGATTCTGAAGTGGTTTCTATTGAGCCGGATAAAAAAGAGGTCACAGTAGTATCCAATGGGACAAGCTACACGGAAGATTATGATGCCTTGATTTTGTCTCCTGGTGCAAGTCCTTTTATTCCGCCAATAAAAGGTCTAGCGGAAGCGGATAATGTCTTCAGCTTACGTAACATTCCAGATTTAGATAAAATCACAAACTATATGGAAATGGAGCACCGCAAGCAAGCTTTGATTATTGGTGCGGGTTTTATCGGTTTAGAGATGGCTGAAAATTTACGAAAACTAGGTTTAGAGGTGACAGTCGTCGAAAAAGCCGATCATGTTTTACCCACTCTAGATCAAGAAATGGCCATTCATATAGAAGAAGAGTTGGCACATAACGGCCTGAAAGTACTCACGGGCGTGTCTGTTGTGGAGTTCCAAGACCAAGGAAAAACGGTTATCTTGGAAAATGGTGAAAGTCTCAGTACGGATGTGGTTATCCTTTCTGTGGGGATTCAAGTGGAGTCAAAACTTGCTGCTGATGCGGGGATTAAGCTTGGGATGAGGGGTGCAATTCTTGTCGATGAGCATTATCAAACCTCACTGCCTGATATTTATGCTGTAGGAGATGCTATTCTTGTTAAAAATCAGATTACGGGCAATGATGCGCTTATCTCCTTAGCAAGCCCAGCCAATCGGCAAGGACGTCAAGTTGCGGATATCCTAGCAGGCTTACCTGTTACAAATAAAGGGAGCATCGGAACAGCTATCGTTCGCACTTTCAGTTTGACAGCTGCCTCTACTGGACTTTCAGAAAAGCAAGCGCAAGATTCGAACTTAACCTATAAGGCTGTACATATCACAGCCAATGATCATGCAGGATATTATCCTGGTGCAAGCTCTATTCTTCTCAAACTGATCTTCAATCCAGAAAGTGGTCAGATCTATGGAGCGTCAGCAGTTGGGCAAAAAGGTGTAGATAAGCGTATTGATGTTCTGGCAACAGCAATCAAAGCTGGGATGACGGTTTATGATTTACCAGAACTTGAGTTGAGCTATGCTCCTCCGTTTGGCTCCGCTAAGGATCCCGTGAACATGATTGGTTATGCGGCTATGAATATCGCCATGGGCTTGTCAGACAACATTCAATGGCATCAGCTTGAAGCAGAACTCGCACAAGGGAAAGTACTCTTAGATGTGCGCCAAGAAAATGAAGTAGCGCGTGGCGGTTTTAAAGATGCGTTAAATATTCCATTAAACGATTTACGCCAAAACCTGGACAAGTTAGATAAAAATAAGGCATACATTGTCAGCTGTCAGTCAGGGCTTCGCTCTTATACAGCTGAACGTATCTTGAAACAAGAAGGCTTTAAAGTAGAAAATCTTGATGGAGCTTATGGCTTGTACAGTAAGGTGAAGGGCATTTAATTAAAACTGAACGAAAGGATTATTTTAGGATAGTCCTTTTTTCTAGCTGAAATTTTAAATGAATTTGTAGGCTGCTTATGGTATAATATTAAAAAATATTTGTTAGATTTGGGGAAGTCATGAGACTTGAACTATATGAAGAAAAACCAGAAGCAGCGAGTGCAGCCCTTGCTCAGGTTTTTGAGGCTTTTAGTAAAGAAACGGAAGAGGCCGAGTTACAAACCGTACGCTATAATTTAGTTGAACATGCGGATGTCTTTGCGCAACATCCTATTGTCAACCAAGCAATGCAAAAAATGGAGGCGCCCTTACCCTTGATGTTGGTAGACGGTGAAATCATGACGCTTGGCGCTTACCCTGATATGGAAGATTTGACGGAAATTACGGGTCTAAGTTTTCAAGATATTCGAACACGAGAATGTCAGTGTGACAATTGTAACTGCAGAAAGGGATAAAATGATCGAAAATTTTCAACGGCCAAGTAAGGAAGAATATTTTAAAGAAATTGTCGAAGTTGTGGCTAAGCGCTCTACTTGTACGCACGCTCAAGTTGGGGCTCTCCTCGTGACTGCGGATGGGCAAATCCTTTCGACAGGATATAATGGCTCCGTAGCTCTTATGCCGCATTGTACAGATGTAGGATGTTTGGAAGATAAAGACGGACATTGCATTGCGACTGTTCACGCGGAACAAAATGCAATTGCACAAGCAGCAAAGCATGGCGTTTCACCTGAAGGCGCAATTCTTTACACTACGTTGTTCCCTTGCATTGCTTGCCTGAAACTTGTCTTGGCATCAGGCGTAAAACATATCAAATATATCAATGAATACCATGCTAAAAACCCTTATGAGGAAGAACTGATTGAAACTTTGGGTATTCAAGTGGAAAAAATATAAAAAGCCAGAAAACTTACTGGTTTTTTATTTTAACGCAAAAAACGCTTCCCTAAGTTTATCTGTAAAATTTATTCTTACTTGAGCTTTTTATGTCTGTTTTTGCTAAAATAAATGAATGGGAATAAAATACAGTCAAACACATAAAGTCGCTTTTTATGAGAGCGACACACGAGGCAAGATGAAAATATCAGATATTCTTGCCGTAGCACTTCAAATTTCGGGAGAGCAGTCTTATACGTTAGACCGTAGCGACACATGGATTTGTGATAACTTCAATCTATTTTGGGCTGTTATCGAGCATGAAGTTCAGATTCATCGCTTACCCGATTTTAATGATCAGATTACAATCGAAACAGAAGCCACGTCTTACAATAAATTCTTTTGTTATCGTGACTTTATTTTCAAAAATACAGCTGGCGAAATCTTAGTAAAAATAAGCTCGACTTGGGTTTTGATGAACAAAGATACACGTAAGGTAGAACGTGTCATTGATGAAATTGTGGCGCCCTATGAGGCACCAAAAGTCAGCAAAATTGTTCGTCCTCACAAGTATCTTACCTTGTCCGAGCACGCACAATGTAACCTGGCCTTTCCGATTCGTTTCTCTGATCTCGATATGAATGGACATGTGAACAATGCCAAATATTTCGACTGGGCTGTTGATCAGTTGGACTACGATTTCCGTATGACATATGAACCGAAAAAAATATATATTCGCTATAATCACGAACTCCTTTATGGCAATCATGAATTTATTCATCCTGTTTTTGAATTCCAAGGAGATACCACTTGCCATATCATTAGGAAAGATGGCGTAGATAATGCTAATATTGAAATTGAGTGGTCAAAAATAAGCGAGGAGAATGAACAAAAATGAGAAAAGCTTACAAAAAGTATAAAGGGTATCTGATTGATTTAGACGGCACGATTTATATGGGCAATCATCGTATTCCTGCAGGGGAAGACTTTGTTCATCGTTTGCAAGAAGCGAAGGTCCCTTATCTGTTTTTAACAAATAATACGACAAAAACACCGCGTGTGGTCCAAAAACGTTTGGCTACACAGTTTAATATTGATACACCTTTAGAAACCATCTATACAGCAAGTGCAGCTACCGTCGATTATATGGATGATTTGGGCTTGGAGAAGACCGTTTATATTATTGGTGAAGATGGCTTAAAAGAAGCAATCTACGAAGCAGGCTATAAAAAGGACCGAGAAAATCCAGCTTATGTTGTCGTTGCTTTGGATTCTGACCTTACGTACGAAATGCTTGCTTTGGCGACTCTTGCTATTCATAAAGGTGCAAAATTCATCGGCACAAATCCTGATTTAAACCTTCCAAGCGAACGTGGCCTTTTGCCAGGGGCGGGCTCTTTGGTTAAAATGATTGAAGCAGCCACACGTGTTAAACCTACCTTTATTGGAAAACCTGAGGCGATTATTGCAGAAAAAGCAGTGGAAAAAATGGGTATTCCTAAAGAAGATCTATTAATGGTGGGTGATAACTATTTAACAGATATTCGTACAGGAATTGATAATGGTATTGATAGTTTGCTTGTCACAACAGGTTTTACTAAAGCTGAAGAAGTTCCTGGACTTCCAATACCACCAACACATGTTGTTTCAAGTTTAGAACATTGGGAAGTTTGAGATGCGCGATCGCCTGATTTTTACGAGTCTTATTTTATGGGGGATTGCTGCAGCAGTAAGTTTAACCTTACTTTTGGCTGTCCCGCTCTTTTATATAGATATACATTTGGAAAATTTGACCCAGATATCAGGACTTTCAGCAGAAACGTTAAGGCATAACTTTAATGTTCTGATGGCTTATCTGGTTAATCCATTTGAAGCTGTGTTACAGCTGCCTGACTTTCCTTCATCTCCCGGTGCTTTGCAGCATTTTAAAGATGTGAAGAAGCTCTTTATGCTTGCCTTAGGACTCACATTTATCTTGAGCCCCGCACTCCTCTTATTTTTGAAGGAACACTTAGCCATCCTCTATCACAATGGCTTGCGGTTTGTGATGGGGACTCCTTTGTTTATCGGCTTGGTTGCTGCCTTGATTGGATTTGATAACTTTTTTATCTATTTCCATGAAATATTTTTCCGAGACGATACCTGGCTTTTT
This window of the Lactococcus garvieae subsp. garvieae genome carries:
- a CDS encoding deoxycytidylate deaminase, giving the protein MIENFQRPSKEEYFKEIVEVVAKRSTCTHAQVGALLVTADGQILSTGYNGSVALMPHCTDVGCLEDKDGHCIATVHAEQNAIAQAAKHGVSPEGAILYTTLFPCIACLKLVLASGVKHIKYINEYHAKNPYEEELIETLGIQVEKI
- a CDS encoding acyl-[acyl-carrier-protein] thioesterase; amino-acid sequence: MGIKYSQTHKVAFYESDTRGKMKISDILAVALQISGEQSYTLDRSDTWICDNFNLFWAVIEHEVQIHRLPDFNDQITIETEATSYNKFFCYRDFIFKNTAGEILVKISSTWVLMNKDTRKVERVIDEIVAPYEAPKVSKIVRPHKYLTLSEHAQCNLAFPIRFSDLDMNGHVNNAKYFDWAVDQLDYDFRMTYEPKKIYIRYNHELLYGNHEFIHPVFEFQGDTTCHIIRKDGVDNANIEIEWSKISEENEQK
- a CDS encoding PTS sugar transporter subunit IIB gives rise to the protein MADKVIALACAAGMSTSLLVTKMQQAAQEAGKNYEIYAKSVAEIDNMLSGSEKPDVLLLGPQVAYMKNEVIKKAAAVGVPCDVIKMQDYGMMNGKNVIAAADALMNG
- a CDS encoding rhodanese-like domain-containing protein, coding for MRSIQMKQLKEKLGQVALIDVREEDEYLEGHVPTAINIPLSVLDQRYSEIEGESYIICQSGMRSMRACQFLQVQGVEVTNVTGGTLAWDEELEK
- a CDS encoding TIGR01457 family HAD-type hydrolase, translating into MRKAYKKYKGYLIDLDGTIYMGNHRIPAGEDFVHRLQEAKVPYLFLTNNTTKTPRVVQKRLATQFNIDTPLETIYTASAATVDYMDDLGLEKTVYIIGEDGLKEAIYEAGYKKDRENPAYVVVALDSDLTYEMLALATLAIHKGAKFIGTNPDLNLPSERGLLPGAGSLVKMIEAATRVKPTFIGKPEAIIAEKAVEKMGIPKEDLLMVGDNYLTDIRTGIDNGIDSLLVTTGFTKAEEVPGLPIPPTHVVSSLEHWEV
- a CDS encoding TIGR01906 family membrane protein, with protein sequence MRDRLIFTSLILWGIAAAVSLTLLLAVPLFYIDIHLENLTQISGLSAETLRHNFNVLMAYLVNPFEAVLQLPDFPSSPGALQHFKDVKKLFMLALGLTFILSPALLLFLKEHLAILYHNGLRFVMGTPLFIGLVAALIGFDNFFIYFHEIFFRDDTWLFNPDTDPIINVLTENYFMFTFILFVVLFEFIFFLLYWSGNKRLQKKIFGKTEQ
- a CDS encoding PTS sugar transporter subunit IIC, with amino-acid sequence MNGITMWMEKYLVPVAAKIGSQKHLVALRDSFIGILPATLTGALAAMVSAIVTTFPQSIQQMVLGPTKFAQLAPEDVWTLANTPIIGDLNNISTLVNQGTLTVIGLIFAFSWGYNLARAYGVNDLAGGVVAVATLFAGLPNQMPKFLDALGVSDAGVAATDKINGVLTGQGLAAWKPLFAAAHMDAGAYFTIIIMGALAVIIYAKLMLADITIKMPESVPPAVAKAFLAIIPTIAAIYAVSLIYYVIDKLTHDSVINLITHYIAEPFQILSQNIFSVLIVTLFVSIFWFFGLHGPNVLAPALDGIWLPLGLNNQALYFQVHSDGIRDLVARGAIDKAHAINGDYVSLWVRGSWDAFVWFGGSGGTITLILAILIFSKRKDYKTVGRLGLAPGIFNINEPVLFGMPIVLNAIFFIPFAIAPLVAVIIAYVATMLHWVDPVVSAVPWVTPPIMNAFLATGFDWRAIILAIVNLLVTFAIWTPFVIAANKMEEPEL
- a CDS encoding GNAT family N-acetyltransferase, whose product is MEKKQHELLDLATYAFNKPRSKEREEAFDKLLSFSKPYSYWEDNELSSMIIDTSFRVYWKDAKLKMSGIGYVASYPEFRGNGSIRKLMTDILEDNYEAGTALSYLAPFSYQFYGQFGYQYAFDQKAYTIPALEFPKGKKTAGQVQRRAVSEELFEDMAEVHDQVYNQGSLVRPQQVWEYYFKHKSQPFFATYEENGRVLGYLIYEFAGTAFVIRECITLTQEAQDALYRFVSSHAASFEVIKWTAPSNVFLEYDLAEPSRIQLQLQPYMQARIVNLSAFLKVNGQPEFSARIVDDILPQNNICVGPETDQPEEMPIGAFTARVLRENKAILREYF
- a CDS encoding DUF3284 domain-containing protein gives rise to the protein MKISKTINAPVEFVYNQILDSSLYDIEKNTGRRPDLKSLNGFEYSKTFGKNQHGTITIDEVVKANKYAFTTKTIRNTFNTRWSFQPVNDKQTEITIEESRTSSGMIQKLNDMFVGTLLGYWKKRQMVAILNHIEQAYSGGK
- a CDS encoding arsenic metallochaperone ArsD family protein — its product is MRLELYEEKPEAASAALAQVFEAFSKETEEAELQTVRYNLVEHADVFAQHPIVNQAMQKMEAPLPLMLVDGEIMTLGAYPDMEDLTEITGLSFQDIRTRECQCDNCNCRKG
- a CDS encoding DUF871 domain-containing protein, whose translation is MGKLGISIYPERSNFEADKAYLDLAHQYGYTRVFTSLLEIKGDKEAVLEGFTKVIAYANSLGMEVMVDINPALFEQLNISYDDLSFFDEMGADGIRLDLGFTGAEEARMTRNPYNLKIEINMSQGTSYVDSIMDYSPNIENLLGSHNFYPHRYTGLAFDHYVKCTEKFKKYNLNTMVFVNSHEATFGPWPTQDGLCTLEVHRDLSLKTQVKHYKLLDGIDDITIANAYASEAELKAMAEAFHAQMPELKVVPRATMTENERKCVFEATHSYRGDRSEYMLRSTMTRVIYKDLDFPPHDTDTIKPGDVIIDNDGYGQYKGETQIALKEMKNDGRVNVVGHISEDEMFLLDFIKPWSSFKFIESDEL
- a CDS encoding FAD-dependent oxidoreductase; the encoded protein is MMKKYLIVGGVAGGMSAATRLRRLKEDAEIIVFDKGPYVSFANCGLPYYLSGEIESRNKLILQTPESLAERFNLDVRPDSEVVSIEPDKKEVTVVSNGTSYTEDYDALILSPGASPFIPPIKGLAEADNVFSLRNIPDLDKITNYMEMEHRKQALIIGAGFIGLEMAENLRKLGLEVTVVEKADHVLPTLDQEMAIHIEEELAHNGLKVLTGVSVVEFQDQGKTVILENGESLSTDVVILSVGIQVESKLAADAGIKLGMRGAILVDEHYQTSLPDIYAVGDAILVKNQITGNDALISLASPANRQGRQVADILAGLPVTNKGSIGTAIVRTFSLTAASTGLSEKQAQDSNLTYKAVHITANDHAGYYPGASSILLKLIFNPESGQIYGASAVGQKGVDKRIDVLATAIKAGMTVYDLPELELSYAPPFGSAKDPVNMIGYAAMNIAMGLSDNIQWHQLEAELAQGKVLLDVRQENEVARGGFKDALNIPLNDLRQNLDKLDKNKAYIVSCQSGLRSYTAERILKQEGFKVENLDGAYGLYSKVKGI